The genome window TAAGAGAGCCCAAATTGACTCGAATCTTAGCCATCGACACCTCTTCAGCGTGGTGTTCGGTGGCTTTATCTTTAGATGATGCAGCGCCATTTGTCCGACGCCAAAGGGTATCGGCTGGCGCTAGCCAGCTTCTGCTTCCGTGGATTGACGAGCTTTTGGTCGAGTCAGAGATTAAGATGGCGTCTTTGGATGCTATTGCTGTAGATGTCGGTCCAGGCGCTTTTACTGGGGTACGTTTAGGTGTTGCTGTTGTCCAGGGTTTGGCGACTGCGATAAAATTGCCCGTCATTTCCGTGGCAAGCCTAGATGCTATTGCGGCGCAATTAATTGAAGCGCCTAGCTTTAGGAAAAGTCAGGCCCAGTCCTTTGTGGTTGCTGTTGATGCCAGGATGGGCGAAGTGTATTGGGCGAAATACATAACACAGGAAGAAAATTTACCCGCCCGTATCGGAGATATTCAACTGAGCGCGCCAGAATCCGTTGACTTGCTTGGGACGGAATTTGTAGCAGGCAGTGCCATTGCAGAGTTTGGTGATCGCCTCTTTACATCCCTTGGGGCACCATTGCCGCTTGAACGCATGGATGCAGAGATTGCTGTTGACGCCTTAGGCGTATTGGCTTGCGCTAAAATGCAGTGGACTCACGGCAATCAACAGGATGTTCATTTACTTGAGCCTTTGTATGTCCGCAATAAGGTTGCATTTACGTCAGCGGAGCGTAGTCAGCAGAATGAGTAATTCATCTTCATTTACTAGCGGCTCAACTGAGGACGTTTCTGAACTGTCATTTATGCCTATGGCCGTAGCTGATTTAGATGCGGTGCTTGCTATTGAGTCAATTTCCCATATTCACCCTTGGACACGGGGTAATTTTTCGGATTCCTTGGAGGCGGGGCATTGGGCATATTGTGTTCGCCCGCAAATAGATGATGCCGTTCATGGGAGCTTTCTTGACCCACAAATTCTTTGGGCATACTGTGTTTTGTATCCGGCGGTTGATGAGCTGCATCTCTTAAATATTACGGTCTCACCAAAATTACGTAGATTGGGTATCGGCGAAAAAATGATGCATGCCATCGAAGGCGTGGCTGCTCAACAGTCAATGCCACGTATCCTGCTTGAAGTCAGGCCGACTAATACTAGCGCTCTGAAGCTATATGAACGCTTGGGATATCAGCAAATTGGTATGCGTAAAAATTATTATCCTGCTGATTCTGCTACGGGGATGCGCGAGGATGCCTTGGTGATGGCTAAATCGA of Polynucleobacter sp. AP-Nino-20-G2 contains these proteins:
- the tsaB gene encoding tRNA (adenosine(37)-N6)-threonylcarbamoyltransferase complex dimerization subunit type 1 TsaB, with amino-acid sequence MTRILAIDTSSAWCSVALSLDDAAPFVRRQRVSAGASQLLLPWIDELLVESEIKMASLDAIAVDVGPGAFTGVRLGVAVVQGLATAIKLPVISVASLDAIAAQLIEAPSFRKSQAQSFVVAVDARMGEVYWAKYITQEENLPARIGDIQLSAPESVDLLGTEFVAGSAIAEFGDRLFTSLGAPLPLERMDAEIAVDALGVLACAKMQWTHGNQQDVHLLEPLYVRNKVAFTSAERSQQNE
- the rimI gene encoding ribosomal protein S18-alanine N-acetyltransferase, translated to MSNSSSFTSGSTEDVSELSFMPMAVADLDAVLAIESISHIHPWTRGNFSDSLEAGHWAYCVRPQIDDAVHGSFLDPQILWAYCVLYPAVDELHLLNITVSPKLRRLGIGEKMMHAIEGVAAQQSMPRILLEVRPTNTSALKLYERLGYQQIGMRKNYYPADSATGMREDALVMAKSIKLEA